In the Sulfurovum sp. UBA12169 genome, GCCTTAAACTCTTCTATATTTTTAAATTGGCCGGTACCGTTCATCTTTGTTTCTGTGTCTGAATCTATCCATAAAATATGTCCAAACTCATGCCCTATTGTAGAGATATCATATAGCTCATGCCACAATTTTGGTTCATTTTCAATCAATGCTCTTTGTTTTTTTACAAAAGATTCTGTCATTATTTCCACATTTAGTTTCATAATCGGTTTAGATCTTTTGCTTTCCATAACAAAATCCGCATAGGCAAATATTTTTTTGCCCAATTCGCTAGATACCTCTTCGTCGTTGGGAACAACCTGCGCCGAAAAAAGTCCGTTAAATTCCGCGCCGTAGTAAAGCATCGGCTGCCCTATATAAAGCTGTGTTTCTCTAACCTGCATAAGATTTTTTGAGATAATGCGATGCGCTGTCTCTCCAAATTCCTGAGCCATCCTTGAAGCAAAGTCTTGAATATTCTCTCTGGTATGGGAGTTTTCCTGAAGTCCGGGATTTATGATACGCAAATCCCATTCCAATGCAACAGCTTTTCTGTAATGGTCCTCATAATACTCCAAAGGATGTCCTATTTGCAAAGGTGTTGTCACTTTCATCCATGCCCTGTCCACATTGGCCCAATATTCGATAAGCTCATCGGGATTGGTATGAGAAAAGGCGATATTGATGGCTATCAAATAATCCAGCCATGCCTCTTTTTGCCCAAACACCTCATCTTCAAGTGTTGCAAGCACTTCTATAAAAATACCCAAAGCCTCTTTTACGTGGGCTATTTCTTCTTTAAAAGCCTCGGCATACGAAACTCTTTTAAACTGCCCGTTTTTATCTTGGTGCAGCACAGAATAACAACGGTCTCCAATTTCGCCGCGGCTGTTTACGTCCAGCAGAGATTCGTTTTGAAGTTTTTCAAAAATTTTCTCCTCGTCTCCGTTAAAAAGGGTAAAAAGTTCACGGTTTATTCCGTAAATGATATGTGAAGTCCACGCACTTTGCCATCCGCTCATCGCAATCCCCACCGCATGTGTGCCTGAAATAATTGCGCGGTAAAACGGTGTAAGAAGCTGTGCCTCTTCTATCCATGAGACAAATGCCGCATGCCGCTTAAGATACATATTGCTCACAAAACGATAAGCCTGTTCTTTTTTGTCTATCCTCTCTTCTTGGTTTATATTTTCTTTTTGGAGTATCTGCTCAAGCGCATCTTCCCGAAGATTTACGATGCGGGTCAAGGCGGCCATGATTGTTTCATCATCTTTTTTTAGATCAAGATATGCCAAAAAATCATCTACAAGTTTTGATGCCTCATCATGTCCGCCATCAAGCAGTCTGTAAAATCCGTTAAGAGTTTTCTGCCTTTTTTGAAGCTCGTCATATATCTTTTGCAAATCTTCCGTAAATTGTTGTTTTGTCATTTCTAATTACCTTGTTTTTGCTTTAGCATTTTAATGATAGGCCGTGCCAGCTCCAAAGCTTTTGCTCTATGTGAAATCTCTTTTTTGATCTCCTCGTCAAGCTCACCCAATGTCAAATGATATCCAAGCGGAATAAACATCGGATCATACCCAAAACCTTTTTCTCCGCGTGCTTCATCTATGGCTTCCCCATGCATCCAGCCATGCACTACATAGTCGCCATATTTTGAAACAATCGCGATCGCAGCTGTATAGTAAGCGCAAGTGCGCTCTAAGCCTTTTTCCTTAAGCGTTGCAATGAGCTTGGAGAGATTTTCTTTGTCTGTTGCCTTTTCGCCAGCGTACCTCGCAGAATAAATACCCGGAACTCCGCCTAGTGCAGGCAAAGAAATACCGCTGTCATCGGCTATTACTATATAGGATTCTGTCGGCCTTTCTTTGGCTAATTTTTCATAGATGGTTCGTGCTTTAATAAGCGCATTTGCACTAAAAGTATCTCCGTCTTCCACAATCTCCATCTCGCCCAGCAATACAGAAAAAGCTACCACTTCATCCCGGCACATCTCTTTAAACTCTCGCAATTTACCTTTATTCCCTGTTGCCAACACCAATTTCATCCCACTTTCTCCTTTTTAAAAAACAAAACTACCTACGTAATAAAAAACGATATCCTTGCTTTTATCATCTACTCTTAACTTTTTTGGAATATAATAGGACAAATTTTATCTAAATAGAGGTATCACTATGTTTAAACAAATACTGCCGCTAAGTTTGATTGTGGGACTTAGATTTTTTGGACTTTTCGTTGTTCTTCCTGTACTCTCTGTATATGCCCTGGAGATGGAAGGTGCTACCTCATTTCTGGCAGGGCTTGTGGTGGGCGGTTATGCACTCGCACAGGTGCTTCTTCAGGTCCCTTTTGGTCTCATGAGCGATAAAATAGGACGCAAAAAAACATTGCTTTTCGGACTTTTAATTTTTATTGCAGGTTCAATTCTCTGTGCGCTTAGTGACAATATCTATATGCTTCTTGCAGGGCGTTTCTTGCAGGGTGCGGGAGCTATCGGTGCAGTAGTTACCGCCATGATAGCCGATCTTGTAAAGGAGGAACAAAGAGCTCATGCCATGGCGATCATGGGCGGAACGATTGCGCTTAGTTTTGCAGCTGCGATGATTATCGCACCGGTTGTCGGCGGTCACTGGGGGATAGATAAACTTTTCTGGCTCACAGCGATCCTGTCTGTGATGGCCATAGGTATCCTCTTTACTGCTGTGCCGCAGCCTCCAAAAATTATACACAGCTATGAGGAAGAGGAATCCAAAATGATCGAAGTCTTTAAAGATAAATCTTTAACAAGGATGTATATCACCTTTTTGTTTCACTCTTCCATTATGACCATGGCATTTTTTATCATCCCTCTTGTAATGACACAAAATCTTACAGAAGGCGGATTTGGTTGGGAAAAAGCAGAGCTTTGGAAAGTCTATCTGCCTGCAATGTTTTTTGGGCTTTTATCCATGGGGCCTGCGGCTGTATTTGGAGAGAAGTACGGCAAGGGCAGGCAGGTTTTCATGATCTCTGTTGTGGTGATATTTTTGGGCTTTTTGGCAATGGGATTTGCTTCTGCCCCTTGGGTATTTATCCTGGGCGTGGTGCTTTTTTTTATCGGGTTTAATATGTTTGAGCCGCTTCTGCAAAGCTTTGTAAGCAAATTTGCTAAAGTGCATCAAAAAGGTGCTGCCTTGGGTGTGGCAAATACGTTTGCTTATATGGGTATCTTCTTGGGCGGTCTTTTTGCAGGGTACATCATGCAGCACTATGATCGGTCTATACTTGCCGCGAGTGTTGCGATACTCTCCGTTTTCTGGTTTATTTGGGTTGCAACCATGCCAAACCCCAACAATAGGGGCAACGTCTACGTGTCGCTTGATCTTTTCGATAGGGAAAAAATAACTATTCTTAGACACCACAAAGCTATCGTAGAAACCTATATCAATGAAACAGAAAATATTGCAATTATCAAATATGAAAAAGAGTTGATTGACGAGGATGAGATTAGAGGTATGCTGAGCTAATGCTTAGCATACCGATTTTTTTAGATCTCGCACTCCTCAAGCCCTACTTTACGGTACGCCACACCCATCAGCTTGCAAGCGCGTTTCATGATTCCCTCTTGGGTAAATCCAAACTTTTCAAAAAGCTGTTCTGCCGGTGCAGAAGCTCCGAAACTTTCCATTCCCAACACATCGTCGGCATAGCGATAGTATTCCGCAGCCGTTGCCGCTTCTACCGCTAAAACTTTTGTGGCAGGATCGATAATCGCAGCTTTGTAAGCTTCGTCCTGCTCGTTGAAAAGATCCAAACAGGGCACAGAAACTACGTTGGCTTTGATGCCTAACGGAACTAAATAACATGCGGCCTGCAAACATGGCATCAATTCACTTCCGCTTGCCATAAGCGTCAGATTGGCTCCTTCTCTTTTTTTGACAATATAGGCACCCTTTGACACTTCACCAAAGTCTCTTTTTGGCTTGAGTGTTTTAAGTTTTTGACGAGAAAGAACAAAGCCGTGCGGGGCTTTGATGCTTAATGCCTTCTTCCATGCTTCAACGTTTTCTGTAGCATCCGCAGGACGCCAAACATAGAAGTTTGGCAATGCCCTGTATTGGCTAAGCTGCTCAATAGGCTCATGCGTCGGACCATCTTCGCCCACGCCGATACTGTCATGCGTCCAGACAAAAAAGTTTTGGATGCCCGACAACGCTGCAATACGTGCACTTGGCTTAAGATAATCACTGAATATAAAAAATGTTGCATTAAACGGTATCACCGTACCATAAAGCGCCATTGCATTGGTAATCGCAGCCATCGAGTGTTCGCGAATCCCAAAGTGTATATTTTTGCCCTTGGGAAAATCGCCCATGTCCTTTAATTCTGTTTTATTTGATGGAGCAAGATCTGCCGAGCCTCCTACAAAACCTGGGACTGCCGTCGCGATAGCATTGAGTATTTTACCGTTGGAGTCTCTGGTTGCCACCTCTTTGTCATTTGCAAAATCCGGGAAGTTGATCGCTGAAAAATCAGGGTTTAACAGTCTTTCCAATGCTTCGTTTTGTTCGATTAGCGGTGCCTCTTTTTGTCTGTGAATCCACTCTTTCTCTGCCAATTCACCCTCTTCCAATGCGCATCTGAAGCGTATCAGCACATCTTCAGGAATATAAAATTTCTCGTCTGAAGGAAAGCCCAATTTTTCCTTGGATATTTTGATCGTCTCTTCGCCCAGAGGTGCCCCGTGTGTCTCATGGCTTCCCTCTAGCCCTTCAGCATATCTTCCGATAATCGTATTGGCAATGATGATGGTCGGCTTGGTTGCCTCTTTAACTTCATTCAGCGCTTTGTCAATATCATCATAACAATGGCCGTTGATTTTGATTACGTTCCAATTTTGTGCCTCAAAACGCTTGGCAACATCTTCGCTCCATGCGATACTCGTGTCACCTTCTATGGTGATCTCATTGCTGTCGTAGATCAACACAAGATCCTTTAATTCAAGGTGTCCGGCCAAAGCACATGCTTCATAACTGATTCCTTCTTGCAGGTCGCCGTCACCGCAAAGACAGTATACTTTATGGTCTATCAGCTTGCAGGTTTCAGAATTTACTTGCTTGGCCGTATAGGCTTCTGCCATCGCAAAACCTACCGCATTGGCTATCCCTTGCCCTAGAGGACCTGTGGTGATTTCTACTCCTGGCGTATGTCCATACTCCGGATGTCCCGGAGTTTTAGAGTCAAGCTGACGAAAATTTTTAAGATCATCCAAGCTCACATCATATCCCCAAAGATGAAGCAAAGAGTAGATCAATGCCGAAGCATGTCCTCCTGAAAAAACCAATCTGTCCCTGTTGAGCCATGTTGGATTTTTTGGATTATGCTTAAGATGTTCGCTAAGCACAACTGCGATATCGGCCAGACCCATCGGTGCACCCGGGTGTCCCGAATTTGCTTTTTGTACTGTATCTGCTGCTAAAAATCGAATCGTATTGGCCATCTTCTTGCGCATACTGTTCTGCTCTGTCATTACCATATGTGTATCATCCTTTATGTCTGTATAAATATCTGTTTATGAGGGGGTGTAAAGCTGTTTTGAGCGTTTCATCAAAGGCTTCAAATCGTCTTTGCAAATCTTTTGCCAACACATCGGCTTGGGCTATACTCTCCTCTAACCCCAAAAGATTTACAAAACTATTTTTATCGCTGTCATTTCCTGTTGTTTTTCCTGCCTGTTCTTCATTTTGCGTCTCATCGATAATGTCGTCTTGTATCTGAAAAAGCAATCCCAAATCTATCCCAAAGGCATAAAGCTCCTCTTGTACTCTCTTCTCTAAACATACAATCACTGCACCCATTTGCAAGCTTACCGCTATAAGTTTTGCGGTTTTGTTGATATGCAAAAACTTAACTTGGTCGATGTTTAACGGTTTGTTCTCAAAGTAGCAGTCTATGGCTTGCCCCAAAACCATACCCCTGCTTCCTCCGTCACGCGCAAGCAATTCAACCAATTTGATTTTTACATCTTCGCGCAGCGGTGCTTTGGCAATAAGATAGAAAGCATCCGTATTAAGCGCGTCACCTGCAAGTATAGCAGTTACTTCATCATAGCGTTTGTGCAGGGTAGCATGTCCGCGACGCAAATCAGCATTATCCATTGCCGGAAGATCATCATGAATCAATGAATAGGTATGAAACATTTCCAAAGAGAGCGCTACAGGTAAGGCGGAAGGATAAAGCATGGGCTCATAGGCTTCAACGATACTAAGCAAAAGCATAGGACGAAATCGTTTGCCGCCTGCATCAAGCATTGCACCCAATGCCTCTTCGTACACAGTGTGAAAGCTTGGTACTTGCGGCAAATTTTCTTTCAGATAGGATTCAAATCTTTGCATTAACGCTCTTTGGTTTTAATTGATAAAATTATATCCAATTAGGATAAAATAACTCCATGCAAACACACCCAAGACACACGATCATCAAATGGATAAAATGGGCGGTCGGGGGTGGGGCTATCTTATTTTCGGACTCCTTGCGACAGCATGCAAGGGATTGGATTTTTTGGCAAACAAGCAGCATTCCTGATACGGTATTTTCCAAGCGTATCTGCTTTTTTAATTTTCATCGCCACAATTCAACAGGTGAAGTCGTAACGGTACAGTGGGTTAAAAGTTCACTATGCTCAATAATAAACCCTTCTATGATCTCCTTGGTATCAACCGCATCGATGATAATCGGCAACCCTTCAAACAAATCCGCCAGACGAACCTGACGCATCTGTTTGGAGCTTCCATATCCCATAATCCCCCGCACTACGGTTACTCCGCTGATTGACGCATCATAAAGACGATCAACAATCTGGCGAAATAAAATATTTTCTTCATATTTATAATCTTCGGCCGTAAAAATCGTAAGGCGTAATCCTTTAACAAAATCCATGTAATTCTTCCTTTTTGTTCTAAAGCATTCTTGCAACAGCGATTCCGCCGACTCCGGCAACAAAACCAGCAGCAATCGTTGCAACCAGATTGAGAAGCGCTTTGCCTCCCTCTCCGCCCATTGCAAGAGTGAGCGTTTCAAAAGTAAATGAGCTAAACGTCGTAAATCCCCCAAGAAACCCGGTGACAATCAGCAGTCTCATGGTTGGCGTGATTGTCAACCTCTCAAGAGCGAGCGTCATAAAAAAGAGAATCAAAAATGACCCTGCAGTATTCACGGCAAGAGTACCATAGGGGAAATTTTTGCCGCACATTGAAGCACATCCCAACCCCGTTGCATAGCGGGCAACACTCCCGATCCCGCCACCGATAAAAATTGCAAGCCATTCCATATACGTCTGCTGCTCCAAGCCATAAAAGATAAAAGTATTTTAACACAAATGAAGATGAAAGTATATTTTTAAATTATACAACCTTACAATACCTCAACTATTTAAAAAAAATAAAACCGTATCGTCACTTAGTGATTGCTGCGCATTTGCCGGCTATCTCATCGATAATCTCATCCAAATGTTTATCTGCAACATTTATAATGACATCTGCCACCTCTTTATAGGCTTTTTCCCGCTCTTGATAAAGTTTTTTTGCCTCTTTTTCTTTAGAAAACAAAGGTCTTTTGGCAAGTTTGGCTTTGGCGTTTTTTGCATTTTTAAGGCGTTTGAGTATCCAATCGAACGTAGCATCCAATAAAACAACTGTGCCCAGCGCTTTGAGATTATTCACTTTATAAAATCCGCCGCCGCAACTGATGAGAGTCTCATCCACACACTTTTCTATCCAGTCCGCAGTTGCCTGTTCCTGCGCTCTAAAATAGGTTTCACCTTCTTTTTCAAATATTTTTTTGATCTCTTTGTTTTCTTTAGATTCTATAAGATCATCTGTATCAATGATATATGTACCATATTTTTTTGCAAAAGCACGCGCTGTTGTTCCTTTGCCTACCCCCATAAAACCTATCAGTATAATATTTTTTTTCAAATCTTCTCCCCCCACTCTGTGCGTTTAAATAATGCTTCTATTATTTTTAATTTTTTGTTATTTTTGCAAAACAATTACACCATATTATAACGATCAATGATTTTTTTAAGACGTTTGCGTAAATTTCTAAGTGCTTCTGTAGCCGTTTCACCTTCTGCAATAAGTGATTCAAATTCATCAAACTGAATTTTAGCTATCCAGCCGATCTTTGTATGAAGTTTAATACCCACAAAACGCACTTCACCGTAATGCTCTTTTGCCATCTTGTAAATACGTTCGATTCTCTCATCAATAGTTTTACTCTCTCTACTCATCTATCACC is a window encoding:
- a CDS encoding invasion protein, coding for MTKQQFTEDLQKIYDELQKRQKTLNGFYRLLDGGHDEASKLVDDFLAYLDLKKDDETIMAALTRIVNLREDALEQILQKENINQEERIDKKEQAYRFVSNMYLKRHAAFVSWIEEAQLLTPFYRAIISGTHAVGIAMSGWQSAWTSHIIYGINRELFTLFNGDEEKIFEKLQNESLLDVNSRGEIGDRCYSVLHQDKNGQFKRVSYAEAFKEEIAHVKEALGIFIEVLATLEDEVFGQKEAWLDYLIAINIAFSHTNPDELIEYWANVDRAWMKVTTPLQIGHPLEYYEDHYRKAVALEWDLRIINPGLQENSHTRENIQDFASRMAQEFGETAHRIISKNLMQVRETQLYIGQPMLYYGAEFNGLFSAQVVPNDEEVSSELGKKIFAYADFVMESKRSKPIMKLNVEIMTESFVKKQRALIENEPKLWHELYDISTIGHEFGHILWIDSDTETKMNGTGQFKNIEEFKATAGGLMAFFYHEKESLKTHVIDDLVSRAVGLMAWREVGEVLPYYCEGLIHLAILFESGVVTFDKTIQIHYECYESMKETYILAYQKLAKHYLDKKDAAIYLSEYAIKHSGIYLPQKENVRNFVEYYYKKYQEIGQQIITLD
- the rdgB gene encoding non-canonical purine NTP pyrophosphatase, RdgB/HAM1 family, which gives rise to MKLVLATGNKGKLREFKEMCRDEVVAFSVLLGEMEIVEDGDTFSANALIKARTIYEKLAKERPTESYIVIADDSGISLPALGGVPGIYSARYAGEKATDKENLSKLIATLKEKGLERTCAYYTAAIAIVSKYGDYVVHGWMHGEAIDEARGEKGFGYDPMFIPLGYHLTLGELDEEIKKEISHRAKALELARPIIKMLKQKQGN
- a CDS encoding MFS transporter, whose product is MFKQILPLSLIVGLRFFGLFVVLPVLSVYALEMEGATSFLAGLVVGGYALAQVLLQVPFGLMSDKIGRKKTLLFGLLIFIAGSILCALSDNIYMLLAGRFLQGAGAIGAVVTAMIADLVKEEQRAHAMAIMGGTIALSFAAAMIIAPVVGGHWGIDKLFWLTAILSVMAIGILFTAVPQPPKIIHSYEEEESKMIEVFKDKSLTRMYITFLFHSSIMTMAFFIIPLVMTQNLTEGGFGWEKAELWKVYLPAMFFGLLSMGPAAVFGEKYGKGRQVFMISVVVIFLGFLAMGFASAPWVFILGVVLFFIGFNMFEPLLQSFVSKFAKVHQKGAALGVANTFAYMGIFLGGLFAGYIMQHYDRSILAASVAILSVFWFIWVATMPNPNNRGNVYVSLDLFDREKITILRHHKAIVETYINETENIAIIKYEKELIDEDEIRGMLS
- the tkt gene encoding transketolase, with product MVMTEQNSMRKKMANTIRFLAADTVQKANSGHPGAPMGLADIAVVLSEHLKHNPKNPTWLNRDRLVFSGGHASALIYSLLHLWGYDVSLDDLKNFRQLDSKTPGHPEYGHTPGVEITTGPLGQGIANAVGFAMAEAYTAKQVNSETCKLIDHKVYCLCGDGDLQEGISYEACALAGHLELKDLVLIYDSNEITIEGDTSIAWSEDVAKRFEAQNWNVIKINGHCYDDIDKALNEVKEATKPTIIIANTIIGRYAEGLEGSHETHGAPLGEETIKISKEKLGFPSDEKFYIPEDVLIRFRCALEEGELAEKEWIHRQKEAPLIEQNEALERLLNPDFSAINFPDFANDKEVATRDSNGKILNAIATAVPGFVGGSADLAPSNKTELKDMGDFPKGKNIHFGIREHSMAAITNAMALYGTVIPFNATFFIFSDYLKPSARIAALSGIQNFFVWTHDSIGVGEDGPTHEPIEQLSQYRALPNFYVWRPADATENVEAWKKALSIKAPHGFVLSRQKLKTLKPKRDFGEVSKGAYIVKKREGANLTLMASGSELMPCLQAACYLVPLGIKANVVSVPCLDLFNEQDEAYKAAIIDPATKVLAVEAATAAEYYRYADDVLGMESFGASAPAEQLFEKFGFTQEGIMKRACKLMGVAYRKVGLEECEI
- a CDS encoding geranyl transferase, giving the protein MQRFESYLKENLPQVPSFHTVYEEALGAMLDAGGKRFRPMLLLSIVEAYEPMLYPSALPVALSLEMFHTYSLIHDDLPAMDNADLRRGHATLHKRYDEVTAILAGDALNTDAFYLIAKAPLREDVKIKLVELLARDGGSRGMVLGQAIDCYFENKPLNIDQVKFLHINKTAKLIAVSLQMGAVIVCLEKRVQEELYAFGIDLGLLFQIQDDIIDETQNEEQAGKTTGNDSDKNSFVNLLGLEESIAQADVLAKDLQRRFEAFDETLKTALHPLINRYLYRHKG
- the crcB gene encoding fluoride efflux transporter CrcB, with amino-acid sequence MEWLAIFIGGGIGSVARYATGLGCASMCGKNFPYGTLAVNTAGSFLILFFMTLALERLTITPTMRLLIVTGFLGGFTTFSSFTFETLTLAMGGEGGKALLNLVATIAAGFVAGVGGIAVARML
- a CDS encoding shikimate kinase, encoding MGVGKGTTARAFAKKYGTYIIDTDDLIESKENKEIKKIFEKEGETYFRAQEQATADWIEKCVDETLISCGGGFYKVNNLKALGTVVLLDATFDWILKRLKNAKNAKAKLAKRPLFSKEKEAKKLYQEREKAYKEVADVIINVADKHLDEIIDEIAGKCAAITK